A stretch of Vibrio maritimus DNA encodes these proteins:
- a CDS encoding LysR family transcriptional regulator, with product MNLTKLRVFALTAEHGSLTKVANIMGKTRTSLSMALSSLEDELGVELFERTRNRLVINEAGTALLPDCRNILKMAESLYSKAEQFRQGDSDKIRIAYDDTLPSNFWRRQLVGLADEFPHISLTAIKASSADIPTLVKENHVDLGYGLVFSSGDDPMIKVRALHRIRMMAVCSPEHALAKLTNVTSTDITAHRQIVLSHLFDEIHQDFRPISSSTMSFSNYQEVLEAVVDNLGWGIIPETLVKQELRKEHLVVVKHPNGMYYESFGEMSRPNDHTVETRQALIDGIEEGIYDLF from the coding sequence ATGAACCTTACAAAACTGCGTGTGTTCGCCCTGACTGCAGAGCACGGATCGCTAACAAAAGTTGCCAACATCATGGGTAAAACCAGAACGTCTCTAAGCATGGCGCTATCAAGTTTGGAAGACGAGCTGGGGGTGGAGCTGTTTGAGCGCACTCGTAACCGCTTAGTGATCAATGAAGCAGGCACTGCGCTGCTGCCCGATTGTCGAAATATTCTAAAAATGGCTGAAAGCCTCTACTCAAAAGCAGAGCAATTTCGTCAAGGGGACAGCGATAAAATCCGCATTGCTTATGACGATACCCTCCCATCGAACTTCTGGCGTCGCCAGCTGGTTGGACTCGCCGACGAGTTCCCACACATTTCGTTAACGGCAATCAAAGCCTCAAGTGCCGATATCCCTACTTTGGTCAAAGAGAACCACGTCGATCTAGGCTATGGGCTGGTATTCAGCTCTGGTGACGATCCGATGATCAAGGTTCGTGCCCTGCACAGAATCCGCATGATGGCCGTTTGTTCACCTGAGCACGCATTAGCCAAGCTCACCAATGTCACCAGCACAGATATCACAGCACACCGTCAAATTGTACTTTCTCACCTTTTCGACGAAATTCACCAAGATTTTCGACCGATTTCAAGCAGTACCATGAGTTTCTCCAACTACCAAGAGGTGCTAGAAGCTGTCGTTGATAACTTGGGTTGGGGTATTATTCCAGAGACATTGGTTAAGCAAGAGCTGCGTAAGGAGCACTTGGTCGTGGTAAAACACCCTAATGGGATGTACTACGAGAGCTTTGGTGAGATGTCGAGACCAAATGACCATACCGTTGAGACGCGCCAGGCGTTAATTGATGGGATTGAAGAAGGGATATACGATTTGTTCTAG